A portion of the Nyctibius grandis isolate bNycGra1 chromosome 31, bNycGra1.pri, whole genome shotgun sequence genome contains these proteins:
- the ABHD17A gene encoding alpha/beta hydrolase domain-containing protein 17A, with protein sequence MNGLSISQLCCLFCCPPCPSRIAAKLAFLPPEPTYAVVPEPEPVGSTSTGSLRGGAAGRWKLHLKDRADFQYSQRELDNIEVFVTKSSRGNRVGCMYVRCVPGARYTVLFSHGNAVDLGQMSSFYIGLGTRINCNIFSYDYSGYGVSTGKPSERNLYSDIDAAWQALRTRYGISPENIILYGQSIGTVPTVDLASRYECAAIVLHSPLTSGMRVAFPETKKTYWFDAFPNIEKISKITSPVLIIHGTEDEVIDFSHGLALFERCPKAVEPLWVDGAGHNDIELYSQYLERLRKFISQELASQRN encoded by the exons ATGAACGGGCTGTCCATCAGCCAACTCTGCTGCCTCttctgctgccctccctgccccagccgcATTGCCGCCAAACTGGCCTTCCTACCCCCGGAGCCCACCTACGCCGTGGTCCCCGAGCCGGAGCCCGTGGGCAGCACCAGCACCGGCTCCCTGCGCGGCGGTGCCGCGGGGCGCTGGAAGCTGCACTTGAAGGACCGGGCGGATTTCCAGTATTCCCAGCGGGAGCTGGACAACATCGAGGTCTTCGTCACCAAAAGCAGCCGAGGGAACCGCGTCGGCTGCATGTACGTCCGCTGTGTGCCGGGTGCCAG GTACACGGTGCTCTTCTCGCACGGCAACGCCGTGGACCTGGGGCAGATGAGCAGCTTCTACATCGGGTTGGGCACCCGCATCAACTGCAACATCTTCTCTTACGACTACTCGGGCTACGGCGTGAGCACGGGCAAACCCTCGGAGAGGAACCTCTACTCCGACATTGACGCTGCGTGGCAGGCGCTGCGGACGCG gtaTGGGATCAGCCCGGAGAACATCATTTTGTACGGACAGAGCATCGGCACGGTGCCCACGGTCGATCTCGCCTCCCGTTACGAGTGCGCTGCTATCGTGCTCCACTCCCCGCTCACCTCCGGCATGAGAGTCGCCTTCCCCGAGACCAAGAAGACCTACTGGTTCGATGCCTTCCCCAA CATTGAGAAGATCTCCAAAATCACCTCTCCCGTCCTCATCATCCACGGCACGGAGGACGAAGTCATCGACTTCTCCCACGGCCTGGCGCTCTTCGAACGCTGCCCCAAGGCTGTGGAGCCGCTGTGGGTGGACGGGGCCGGACACAATGACATTGAACTCTACAGCCAGTACCTCGAGCGCCTTCGGAAATTCATCTCCCAGGAGCTGGCCAGCCAACGCAACTAG
- the LOC137674914 gene encoding AN1-type zinc finger protein 5-like — translation MAQETNQTQVPLLCTTGCGFYGSPRTNGMCSVCYKEFLQRQQSSDRISPSAPSGPNSSPMASDSIAGQRAEGDSTPEDAKASAQTPVTHQMTAMSISREENNSETEEFIKTEEASSASSSSGTLLEISQNTTEGKTASEKPKQKKNRCFTCRKKIGLTGFDCRCGNLFCAIHRYSDMHACPYDYKAEAAEKIRKENPVVIAEKIQKL, via the exons ATGGCTCAGGAGACAAACCAGACGCAGGTGCCTCTGTTGTGTACCACAGGCTGTGGATTTTATGGCAGCCCCCGCACCAACGGGATGTGCTCCGTTTGCTATAAGGAGTTTCTACAGAGACAGCAGAGCAGTGACCGGATCAGCCCCTCAG CACCCAGTGGTCCCAACAGCAGCCCCATGGCTTCAGATTCAATTGCGGGGCAGCGTGCagagggagactccacaccTGAGGATGCGAAAGCCAG TGCTCAGACTCCTGTGACGCATCAGATGACGGCCATGAGCATATCCAGAGAAGAGAACAACAGTGAGACAGAAGAATTCATTAAGACAGAAGAAGCCTCGTCGGCGTCTTCCTCATCAG GTACCCTGCTTGAAATATCCCAGAACACAACTGAGGGCAAGACAGCTTCAGAGAAACCGAAACAGAAGAAGAATCGCTGCTTCACTTGCAGGAAGAAGATAGGGCTAACTG gcTTCGACTGCCGCTGCGGGAACCTGTTCTGTGCCATCCACCGGTACTCCGACATGCACGCCTGCCCCTACGACTACAAGGCGGAAGCTGCCGAGAAGATCCGTAAGGAGAACCCCGTCGTCATCGCTGAGAAAATCCAGAAGTTGTGA